DNA from Desulfovibrio sp. TomC:
ACATTGGGCTGTGAACATGCGCCATATCGAAACCAGCGCCGAGGTCCGCACGGCTGCGGAACCCGTACGCTTCATGACCCAATCCGACATCCGCGATCTGAAGGACGGTGCGGCCCGCAACGACAGCGGCAAATTACGGCTGTGCCTGCATCGGGAGCTTGACGACCCTGTGCATGAGATGTGCATTGTGCACTTGGCGCACGTCTTTGTTCCGCCGCACAAGCACATAGGGAGAGAAGAATCCTTTCTGGTCATTGAAGGCCGGGCCTTGCTCGTTCTTTTCGACACGGCCGGGAATCCAGATGTCGTCCAGGAAGTTGGAAACTACGCATCAGGATTGCCCTTTTATTGCCGCATTCCTGAAAACACCTATCACTGCCTGCATTTTCTCAGTGAAGCATTTGTCTTCCACGAGGTCACCCAGGGGCCCTTCCTCCCTGAGTCCTCTGCATTCGCCCCTTTCGCACCGCCTCCTGATTCCAGCGAGGCGATCAACACGTTCCGTGCGTTTCTCGCATCCTTGAAGGAGGTCAGGTGACATGCTGACGCTGTCGTGTCGTTCCTGCCACACCGCATCGCTTTCCGAACTGATTGATTTTGGTCCGCAGCCGGTGGCCCACAACTTCCTGGCGCATGGGACTGACCCCGATCCTCTTGTGCATCCTTTACGACTGCATCGATGCGAATTTTGCGGTCTCATACAAATCGTCGATCCCATCAACCCCGAGTTGCTCTATAAAGACTACAACTATTGTTTCAGCACCTGGAAACCGCAGCCCCATGCCTTGGAAGAAGCCGACCTGGTTGCGGCATCCGCGAGCCCGGCGGGGAGCGTGCTGGAGATCGGCTGCAACGATGGTTTTTTCTTGGATCTTCTGCGTGAACGAGGGGTCGGGCACGTAGAGGGCATCGAGCCGAACCCACTGGCCGCCGCCGCCGCTGAAGCCAAAGGATTGTCTGTCACACGGGGTATGCTCAGCGAGGCCTGTGAGGCGTTGTCTCAAAATGGGCGTATGGGAATATTTGACGTTGTCGTCGCCCGGCAAGTTCTTGAACACATTGTCGATCTGGACGATTTCTTCGACGCAGTCCAGGCACTGCTCAAGCCCGACGGGCGACTCTTTGTGGATATTCCTGACTTTGAGGGTGCGTTGCAACGCGGTGATTGTTCCTCCATCTGGGAGGAACACGTGAGCTATTTTACCCGCGACATCCTGCTTGGTATTTTGGCTCGCCACGGCTTCGCGCCCGAAACCGAGCGCCAGTACAATTTCAGCGGCGGGACGTTGGCCATCCTTGCGAAACGGACCAGTACGAGCCAAATCCCGCAGCAGACCGTTTCCCGGATGGAGGCCCTGGCCTACCCCGACAAGGTCACAGCCTATGGCAAGGCCCTGCGTGAGCGGTTGGCAGCATTGCGCGAGGCAGGCTTTCGGACCTTCCTTTATGGCGCCGGATGCCGCAGTTGCACCGTGATCAATGCCCTGAAACTTGGGCCGTTGCTCGATGCCGTCGTTGACGACCAGCCAGAAAAGCAAGGCAGATTCATGCCCGGGAGCAAACTCCCCATTCTGGCTCTCGAGAGTGGGGAAGCGCGGGACGAACCCGCCGCCTTCCTGCTTGGAGTCAATATGGAAAACGAGGGCATTGTCAGCAACAAAATCCGGACCTATTGGTCCGCTCCCTTGCGTATGGCTTCGATTTGTTCACCCAACAACATCATGGCTGAGTTGGACAAACTCACGCCTTGAGCGGAAATCATGCCCAACCCAAACAGGCACGCTCTCGTTATTGGCGCCAGCCGGGGCAGCGGCAAAATCGCGGCCCTGACCCTTGCGCGTGAAGGGTTCCAGGTTTCGGCTTTCGGACGCAGACCGGCTGCTGCAGTTGGGACACTTCCAGATACAATAACCTACGCAAGCTGTGATATCCTTGACCCGGAGGCATTCGAAAAAGCCTTCGAAGCAGCCATTGAGACCTATGGCGACTGGTCTGCATTGGTCTTCTTTCAGCGTTACCGCGGTCCGGCGGATGATCCTGACGGTGAATACCGCACCAGTATCTGCGCCACGCAACGGATCGTTGAGATGGCCGCCAAGGACATGACTCCTGGTCAAAACCGCTCCATAGTTTTTGTAGGGTCCCTGGCGGCACGTCTGGTTGTTCCCGAGCAGGACGTCTTTTATCATGCTTGCAAAGCTGCCATGGTCCATATGGCACACTACTATGCTGTTCGACTTGGTCCTTTTGGCATTCGAGTCAACTGTGTCTCTCCAGCTGTTGTGCTCAAAGACGAATCTCGTTCTTTTTATGAATCCCAAGAAGATTTACTAAAACTCTATAAAGAAATCATACCTCTTGGAAGAATGGGAACTTCACAGGATATTTCTGATCTTGTAGCATTTTTATGCAGTGGTCGATCTTCATACATTACCGGTCAGGACATTGTTATTGATGGTGGGATTGGTCTGCAGGCCCAGGAAGGCTTAGCGAGACGTTTGACAGGAACCGTATCTTAGTTCGCTCAATTCGTGAAGAAAGGA
Protein-coding regions in this window:
- a CDS encoding class I SAM-dependent methyltransferase codes for the protein MLTLSCRSCHTASLSELIDFGPQPVAHNFLAHGTDPDPLVHPLRLHRCEFCGLIQIVDPINPELLYKDYNYCFSTWKPQPHALEEADLVAASASPAGSVLEIGCNDGFFLDLLRERGVGHVEGIEPNPLAAAAAEAKGLSVTRGMLSEACEALSQNGRMGIFDVVVARQVLEHIVDLDDFFDAVQALLKPDGRLFVDIPDFEGALQRGDCSSIWEEHVSYFTRDILLGILARHGFAPETERQYNFSGGTLAILAKRTSTSQIPQQTVSRMEALAYPDKVTAYGKALRERLAALREAGFRTFLYGAGCRSCTVINALKLGPLLDAVVDDQPEKQGRFMPGSKLPILALESGEARDEPAAFLLGVNMENEGIVSNKIRTYWSAPLRMASICSPNNIMAELDKLTP
- a CDS encoding SDR family NAD(P)-dependent oxidoreductase — encoded protein: MPNPNRHALVIGASRGSGKIAALTLAREGFQVSAFGRRPAAAVGTLPDTITYASCDILDPEAFEKAFEAAIETYGDWSALVFFQRYRGPADDPDGEYRTSICATQRIVEMAAKDMTPGQNRSIVFVGSLAARLVVPEQDVFYHACKAAMVHMAHYYAVRLGPFGIRVNCVSPAVVLKDESRSFYESQEDLLKLYKEIIPLGRMGTSQDISDLVAFLCSGRSSYITGQDIVIDGGIGLQAQEGLARRLTGTVS
- a CDS encoding WbuC family cupin fold metalloprotein is translated as MRHIETSAEVRTAAEPVRFMTQSDIRDLKDGAARNDSGKLRLCLHRELDDPVHEMCIVHLAHVFVPPHKHIGREESFLVIEGRALLVLFDTAGNPDVVQEVGNYASGLPFYCRIPENTYHCLHFLSEAFVFHEVTQGPFLPESSAFAPFAPPPDSSEAINTFRAFLASLKEVR